The DNA sequence GGCCCGGCCGCGGGCGGGCAGGAGGTCAGCGAGCTTCGAGAGCGAGAACTGCCGTTTGCCCACGTCCTCGATGAGCGACTTGTCGAGCGGTGACTCGCTCAGGTGGGTGTGGACGTTGATGAGGCCGGGCGTCACCAGCCGGTCCCTCATGTCCAGCTCGCGGTCCACCCGGCCCCCGAAACCTTTGCCGACGTGGAGGACGCCGTCGCCCTCGAGGACGATGCAGCCGTCCCTGAGGATGCGGTGCTCGCCGTCCTGATAGGCGACGACAAGGCCTGCGTCGATCTTGAGACGGTCGGTCGTCATAGTCTAATCGGCCGCGGCCGCGGCGACAGCCGGACGGCCGAGGGCGGCCTCGAAGACCGCCGGCAGCTCGCGCGCGCCGAGCAGCTCGGCCAGCGCCTCCATGAGCACCAGATAATGCTCGGCGCGGGCCGCCTCGCCCATCAGGCCGAGGCGCCAGAGCTTGCCCGCCGTCGCGCCCAGCCCGCCCGTCACGCTGATGAGGTGGTCGTGGCGCAGGCTGTGGCGGACCCGCGCGTCGTCGAGCCCCCTCGGCAGGGTGACCGCTAAGACGGTGGGCAGGCGGTAAGCTGCGGGCACGTAAGCGGCGAAGCCGGCGCTCGCTAACGCTGCCAGGACGGCCCGGCCCACGAGGGCGGCGCGCGCCGTCCGCGCCGCCACGCCCTCCTCGAGCGCCGCCCGCAGGGCCTCGCCCATGGCCCAGTGGAGCTGGACGGGCACGGTGTGGTGATACTTGCGGCCGCTCCCTTCCGGCTGCCAGTACTCGAGCATGCCCAAGGCGTCGTTGTACCAGGTGCTGACGGCGCTGCGGCGAGCCCGGATCGTCGCCAGCGCGCGGGCGCTAAAGGCGACCGGCGCCACCCCCGGCGGCGCCGACAGGCACTTCTGCGAGCCCGTGTAAGCGTAGTCCACGCCCCAGCCGGCCATCTCGAAGGGGAGCATGCCGACCGTCGTCACCGCGTCGACGGAGAGAAGCGCGTCCACCTCGCGGGCGACCTCGGCGACCTCGGCGACGGGGTTGAGGACGCCGGTGCTGGTCTCGCCGTGGACGAGCGCGATCAGCTTAGGGCGCAGGCGCAGGGCGGCCTCGCGCACCGCCTCGAGTTCGACGGGCGCAGCACTCGGAAAGCGGAGCGGGTGAACGCGGGCGCCGAGCCGCGCGGCCATCTCGACCATGCGCTCGCCAAAGACGCCGTTGCTGAGGACGAGCACACTGTCGCCCGGCTCGAGCAGGTTGGCGAAGCCCGCCTCCATGCCGAGCGAGCCCGTGCCCGAGAGCAGGCTGGTAAAGGCGCCCGGCGCGGTCTTGTAGAGCGCGTGCAGGTCGGCGACGATGCGGTCGTTGTAGGCGAAGACCTCGGGGTCCATGTGGCCGCGCATGGGCCAGGTGAGCGCCGCCAGCGCCCGCGGGTGCAGGGGCGTCGGCCCCGGGGTGAGCAGGAGCACCGGCTTCACCGGGTTTTCCCGACGAAGCGTCGCTCGAACGGCAAGCCTTCCATAAGTCTCCAATCCTCTTGGACCGCAGCGGCCCTGTGCGATCTCTTCTGTCCGACTCTGGCGCATGGCGGCCTAAAACAAAATAAAAACGACCACACCACGAGGGGGTCATCGGCCGTGCGGTACGCGCGCTGCCTACCGCAAGTCAGGTAGCTCGAGCCAGGGTCATGACAGGAGTCTATCGCAGCGGCTCCGACTTGTAAACCTCACCGTGGGCAAATGCCGTGTGATATACTCCTGCACGTCTGTGCCTAGGGTTCCGCTCCTCGTCCTCACCCAGGCCGAGGAGGGCTGGACCGAGCGGCACCACGGTCTAGCGGTAGGGACCGACACCTGAAGGGATAAAAGCCTGGAGGCCCGCATCTCTCGTTGCCTGTGCGGCAGCCAAGAACGGAGCCTCATGACCCTCTTTGCCCTGGGCCTCATCCTGGCAGCGGCCGTCGTCCACGCGAGTTGGAACCTGCTCGCCAAGCGCGTCGGTGGCGGTGCCGGCTTTGTCTGGCTCATCGCTGCGCTGGCTAGTGCGCTCTACGCCCCGCCTGTCCTCGTCCTCGTCGTTGTGCAAAGGCCCGCGCTGGGCCCGCTCGAGCTGCTCTTCATCGCCGGCACCGCCCTCTTGCACCTCGCTTACTTCGTCAGCCTGCAACGGGGCTACCGCTTCGGCGACCTGTCGCTCGTCTACCCCCTGGCGCGCGGCACCGGGCCGCTGCTCGCCACCGTAGGGGCGATTCTGCTCTTTGCGGAGAGGCCGACGCCGCTGGCGCTCTTCGGCACCGGGCTCATCGTGCTGAGCGTCTTCGTCTTGGCCGGAGGCGTGCGCGTTCTGCGCAACACCACGCCGGACGCCCGCCAGGCCCTCAGCTACGGCCTGCTCACCGGCCTCTTCATCGCCGCCTATACGCTTTGGGACAAGCACGCCGTGAGCGCCCTGCTGATCCCGCCGCTGCTCTACGACTGGGCGGCCAACCTGGGCCGCGCGCTGCTGCTCACCCCGCTGGCCTGGCGCCGCCGGGGCGAGGTCGGAGCGCTGTGGCGGCGTCACCGCCTCGAGGTCATCGCCGTCGCCGCCTTGAGCCCGCTCTCCTACCTGCTGGTGCTCACGGCGATGGTCGCCACCCCGGTGAGCTACGTCGCCCCCGCCCGCGAAGTTAGCATCCTGATCGGCGCGGCGCTGGGCGCGCGGTTCTTGGCGGAGGGCGACGTCAGGCGCCGTCTCCTCGCCGCCAGCGGGATGGTCGTGGGCGTCATCGCCCTGGCGCTGGGTTGAGATCCAGGGCAGTTGCAATCCAGCAGCCTGCGTCCAACAAACATGCGACCCGACAAAAGGACGCGGCAAGCCGCGTCCCTTTTCAAGGTGCTTGCCCTTAGGCGTCGTCAAAGCCGACGAGCTCGATCAGCGCGGTCTGGACAGCGTCGCCGCGGCGGGCCTCGAGCCGGTAGATGCGGGTGTAGCCGCCGCTCCTCGCGGCGAAGCTCGGAGCGATGTCGTCCATGAGCCTGCGAACCACGGCTTGATCGTGGATCTCGCGGCCGACGAGGCGCCTCGCGTGAAGGTCGCCGCCCTTGGCGGTGGTGATGAGCTTTTCGACGTAGGGCCTGAGGTTCTTGGCCTTGGTCAGGGTGGTTTCGATGCGGCCGTAGCGCAGGAGCTGGGTCGCCTGGTTGCGGGCCAAGGCGGTGCGGTGGCTGCTGTGACGGTTGAGCTTGCGTCCGCTCTTTTGGTGTCTCATCGTTTGTTGCTCCCTCGAATGTCGCGGCCGGAGTGAATCCAGACCTGGTAGGGCGCTCAGCCGTCAGCACAGATTTTCGCGCTGATGGCTGAACACTGAACTGCTTCCTTTGAAAATGGCTCGCATTTTCATCCATCGTGGTGCCGCTGACAAGCGGCATGGGCGATTACTCCTTTAGCTCGAGCGACTGCGCCGTGAGGCGTTCTTTGATCTCCTCGAGCGACTTGTCGCCGACCCCGCCGACCTTCTTGAGGTCGCGTTCGGAGAGCGCCAGGAGCGCCTCCACCGAGTCGATGCCCTCCTCCTGCAAGGAGTGCAGGACGCGGCTCGACAGGTTGA is a window from the Deinococcota bacterium genome containing:
- a CDS encoding aminotransferase class V-fold PLP-dependent enzyme, with protein sequence MKPVLLLTPGPTPLHPRALAALTWPMRGHMDPEVFAYNDRIVADLHALYKTAPGAFTSLLSGTGSLGMEAGFANLLEPGDSVLVLSNGVFGERMVEMAARLGARVHPLRFPSAAPVELEAVREAALRLRPKLIALVHGETSTGVLNPVAEVAEVAREVDALLSVDAVTTVGMLPFEMAGWGVDYAYTGSQKCLSAPPGVAPVAFSARALATIRARRSAVSTWYNDALGMLEYWQPEGSGRKYHHTVPVQLHWAMGEALRAALEEGVAARTARAALVGRAVLAALASAGFAAYVPAAYRLPTVLAVTLPRGLDDARVRHSLRHDHLISVTGGLGATAGKLWRLGLMGEAARAEHYLVLMEALAELLGARELPAVFEAALGRPAVAAAAAD
- a CDS encoding DMT family transporter translates to MTLFALGLILAAAVVHASWNLLAKRVGGGAGFVWLIAALASALYAPPVLVLVVVQRPALGPLELLFIAGTALLHLAYFVSLQRGYRFGDLSLVYPLARGTGPLLATVGAILLFAERPTPLALFGTGLIVLSVFVLAGGVRVLRNTTPDARQALSYGLLTGLFIAAYTLWDKHAVSALLIPPLLYDWAANLGRALLLTPLAWRRRGEVGALWRRHRLEVIAVAALSPLSYLLVLTAMVATPVSYVAPAREVSILIGAALGARFLAEGDVRRRLLAASGMVVGVIALALG
- the rplQ gene encoding 50S ribosomal protein L17; translated protein: MRHQKSGRKLNRHSSHRTALARNQATQLLRYGRIETTLTKAKNLRPYVEKLITTAKGGDLHARRLVGREIHDQAVVRRLMDDIAPSFAARSGGYTRIYRLEARRGDAVQTALIELVGFDDA